Sequence from the Lacerta agilis isolate rLacAgi1 chromosome 6, rLacAgi1.pri, whole genome shotgun sequence genome:
CCCTTTTTCCCCTGGGGTCCCAGGGGCTAAATTATTTCAGAAATGTATTATTTCcccttgcaaaaacaaacaaacactaatgTAAGATTTattatctataataataataataataataccccacccgtctggctaggttgccccagccactcttggtggcttccaacacatataaaaacataataaaatgtgaaACATCTACAGTCTGGCAGTGTCTTTATTGTAGAACCAATTGAAATGTCATGAAATGAAAAGCAAGCTTTCCATTTCTGCAGAAGTTTTCAGCAGCCTGGATGTTAAGCAatatggagaactcaaaagcttgctcactttttgtgacattttggttggtcctcaTAAAGGTATTGCCTGcggattttgttttttgtttttcttactgGCTCATGGCTTCTTATGCTTAACATCAGACAAGGAGGgagagtttaaccctttcctccctggCTGCAGTCTTGACAAAAGCCACCCCTTTGAAGCTGCCATGTGCATTGGAAGGAATTTCTCCACTGGTGCTAATAAACGGAGCAATGAAATCTGAGTTATTTCTCTGCCCTTGCTTCTCCCCATCCCAACTTCTGACAGATCTACATGGCCTGTTCAAATCATGTTCACATAGCACGCTCCCTTTCAGTTCTTTGAGCTTAAGACGTTACCTGAGGCTCTTGGGACCAGCAAAAAGATGGGCTTTCATATTGCTCCAAAACGTTCCAGCACAAAATGTGGGGTGTGCAAAAGTGTAATTTTCCATGTCTCTGGTACAGTTTCATTGCAAACAATGGATCAGGGTGTGAAACGAAGGGAATAATGGGAGTAATGGTGCGGAACATGTAGCTAGCTCCAGTGCGACACACTTCATTGGGCCCAGAGTCGGAGCCAACTTCCATGTAACCCTTTGTGGCTTAAACATTGTAATGTAGGGGGGAATGTCAGAGCGAGGAACATTCAATGCATTCATCCTGTTGATTTCCGAAAACCATGCTCCCTCAGAGAGAtagtagctcagtcagtagaacgtgagactcttgatctcatggttgtgggttccagccccacgttgggcaaaagatccctgcattgcagaggattggactagatgatccttgtggtcccttcaaactctacaattctgtgatgtgTGCTTAGCACCATCATTTTACTTTGTTGTAACTCCTTATTAAGCAGCTGTGTTAGCTCATCTACCCACGGCCACGCCATCAAATTAGGCAGCAGGCTTAGGCTCCCAAACTCCAGGTGGTTCATTTGTCTTCAGCACATGCAGCCATTCCAGTGATTTATGCAAGAAGGAATAACAACCCTATAGAACCCACATCAGAACAATACATGGGCATCCATCCACAGATCATTCAAGAACAAAAATTAGAGGAACTCAATATCCCAAACATAATTTCAAAACTGGCCTATGAAGGCTGGACTATTTCTTCAGAACTGGAAAACTTTGCTTTACCAGATTTGCATTTCCCCCAACAATCATGAGGTTACCTAAACAGGAATGGACAGGTCATTAGCAGGTCTGGCGTTGAGGCTCAAAGGCCATTATCACCTGAACTGCCATATGCCAGCTGTCTGATACTACAGGCCATcctttaccaacctggtgccctccaatgttttggactatgattccTATGAGTACCCAGCCAGAATGGCTGCACCGGCTGAGGCTTATGGGACTTGTATTCCAaagcaactggagggcaccaagttggtgaaggctgctatTGGCCAAAAGCCAGGACTCTGCCTTGAAAATGTGTTGGGGATGGAAGAGTTTGTGAGTAGATTAAACTTCAACTTTCTTCATTCACAGGGGAAGTTTTAGCAATCATCCTTTCGGTGCTCCCCCTGTGAGACCTAGCATAGAGGTATGGACTACTTTTAGCCCAGTCTTCCAAGGTCAACTGTCTTCATCCCTGAACACATATCTCGTCTAAGTGGCAGTGAGCACCCCTAATTCTATATTAAGCCCACAGATTAATTTGGGTTTACCATTCACAGAATAACACTAAGAGTGACAATAAAAGAAAACTAGTCCAGCTAAATGTGGGCCAGAGTTCATCTTCCTTGATGGAGGTGGCAAGAAAGAACTTATTTCTCCACCAACATTGCATTTTAGATCATGTTGGGATCTTTTGATTAAAGGCAGAAGGTAAATATTTTTGAAGAAATGAAGTGTTTGGGGTTTTATCCAAATGCAGTCGTACTGTGTTAATTTCTCTTTTcacacacatgtgtgaatacTTTTCTCAGGGTAACAATAAAAATTAACCCTTGTTGGAAGAAATCCATCCATGCCAAAAGTTTATGAAATAAGATGGATCAAAATACCTGGATCTATAAAAAGAAGGTTAATTTCGaggatttttaaagcttaataatgaagttggaaaactgctaaagatgtaatataatgaaattcaacaaagagggatttgaggaagccatgtaaacatgtgaggaaggttaggaatgttaaatttttatttgtgtcataaattgtgatgaggtatattaaatctgttaatgtaagtatgttgtaatcctttgtttttatttgttgaaattgaataaaaatatttaaaaataaataaatacctggaTCTATAGGCAGAGATAATGCAAAACTGCATCTTAATTGTTACTTTGCTACACAACAGCAGGGGTTGCACTTGAGCTGTTCGGCCTCAACACCCGCCTTTTAAAGCAGTTAACATTTGAGTACACATCTTCCTTCATATTATTTGAGCATTTAGAATGGGAAGGGTTGGGTTGGTGAGGAGCAGAGAGAAGACAGGCAAGTCCTGTAATTTTTTGAGCTTGCACTTTGGAAAAGCAGATGCAGCCAGGGATGCAGTAGAAATCTGATAATTCACATGTATCAGAATTCtgagaggctgttctccaaccatcctttttatataaaaatgcagaaaaatgactaaataacttacaaaaatgcattatagtatattatgggaaactgcttgcactagtcaaaactgcataaaaatgtgtattagAAGAGGGTCACATTAAAATGcggacaaattttcatgagggttctttgctttttaaaaagtgcacgCACAATtgcaaatggctgcagaaatgtggagaactgaatttaagattggaaaaatgagaaaccgagagaatgGATTTGCTCACCCCTAGATGGAACTCTTCTCCCATCTAGATGCCCCTGGAAAGAGATGAATTTAGGTCTTTACATATACATTGTCACCAATGAATTGTTAAGAAGTACAAAGAGCAGAAATACATATAATTGCACAATTTGTGCTTATCAATAAACAAATGAGGAGCAAATCATGCTCAAACACATAGATCAGTTACAGAAGAACCAGACTGTAAAGGGGATATTATTTTTTGCCAAAATCACTAGCAATACAACTAGTATTTTGAGCAGCCACTGATACTTTTGAAAATACACAAAGATTGGGAAATGTTCTCCCTTCTTTATCCCACTTTTTCTCACCTTTCATTGACCACCTGGTACTCAGCCTCTCCCCATGACAAGTGCCTAGGTCTTTCAGTACTTGACAAAACACCCAGCATCTCCAAAACACCATGTATTAAAGCTCCCCACAAGATGATGATGCTCCTGCCAGCTAGCTGCACACACCATTTTTTGTGTACTATATGAAGCTACTCATAAAATACATCCCTGAACTAGAACCAAACTATTCTAACACATAGTCACACTAAGCCACCATACATTGTGTTAGTTTCTGTTCATATTGCTAGGGAGAGGGATGAAATCCCCAGCATAATCAGGAGAGATGTCCCATGTATCTGCACCAAAATGTCAGGATGAACTGACTCACTTTCTATGTATTCATTCAGCAGAGGATAAATTTGCTCCATTACATATCTGCTTGAAGACATCTCCAATGGAACCTCCAATGGAAACTCCTCAGAGCTTTTGGAAGGTCATATCTTGCAGCAACTAGATACTGTAGTTGAATTGCAACCTGTTGGTAATGGCATCTGGGGCAACATCTGGTCctctttctgttttgttcttcTACATCTTCACTTTTAGCTACACCTAAAATATACATTTCTCATTGCCCATCAGGAACAGAAAGTCTTTAGGTAATTTGCTGTTGCCTCTTATGATGAAAGCTCAATTCCGTCCTCCGTAAGTATACCATTAGTTAAAACAGACTACATCGTCTTCCTATTACTAAGCAAAGGAAGGCTAACTATTTATAATTTGCCTTTTCTTCTTAACAATAATTGCTTACTCTGGAGGTTCACCTACCTGGAGAAGCATAGCTTTACCCTACTGGCAAGGCAAACATAAACTTCCCCTCAACCTAAATCCACTTTGGCCCTGCTAGGCTTATGCCCCTCATGACACTTTAATCCAACTCATTTGCTTGATTCATCCCAGCTATAAACAAGCTTTTGAAACGAAAGCTTAAAAGACTAGTTGTGGTACATTAAGATAATCATGAAGGAACTCCCCACAGGAGTTTAAGAAGGCCACCCAAAATAATGTATTACCATATTGCTCATCTCCTGGTTGTGCGGGAAAACTTACAACTTCTCCTACTTCAGCTTTCATCCTGGGTCTTTTTCCGAGGTCCTCTGAATTCAGAAAGgcatatttctttattatttttaatcagttTGGATTAGCTTCATTCCTGGTGGATGCACTAAGGATGTTTCTGAATGCACTCAGATTGTGAACAGAACCAAGTAAATAGGAGGCACCCACTAAATTCTTTATTTCATCAGCTCCTTAATTATCCCCAGCCCAGATTCCAGTGGTGATGTCTGTTGTGCAGATGTGAAAGCTGGCAATCccaaaatgatttaaataaaagcatttccATTGAAACAAGATGAACTCCATTGATTAAGTATGAATACGACAATTAAGTGCTTTGTGAACTTTAGTCTTAGCTTGTTGATCTCTGTGGTAAGAACTGTTTAAGAAGCAGTAACATATTGCCAATAAGGCTCCTGGTTATTATGCTGGTTTTGGATACACATCCAAAACCAAATCCaaaacgtgggtggcgctgtggtctaaaccactgagcctcttgggcttgccgatcagaaggtcggcggttcgaatccctgtgacggggtgagctcccattgttcggtcccagctcctgccaacctagcagtttgaaagcacgccagaagtgcaagtactgtagataaataggtactgctccggcaggaaggtaaatggcatttctgggtttttttgtgttccgttgtgccagaagcggcttagtcatgctggccacatgacccggaaaaactgtctgcagacaaacgccggctaccttggcctgtaaagcgagatgagtgccacaaccccagagtcatatgtgactggacttaactgtcaggggtcctttacctttacctttatatgtatgtatatgatGTTTGAAGTTCCCCAGGCGCATTTTGCTACTGGCGCAGGTCCAGTTGCAACTATTTGAAGATTTCTGGGCCCCAGGTTGGCAACCACAGTTAAAAAACCTTTGCCTTAGTCCATTGTTAAcgccatttccatttccactgtatGCATTTCTCCTTCTTGCCTACTGAGGCAAGTGATTTGTTGCAAGAGCAAGCTACAGccaagcaatgtagttgagataatagaatcatagaattgtggtgttgagagggaccccaagggccatctagttaaACTCCCTAGCAAATAGAATAGATATTCCATGGTAgtgactgtaacctaggtttaaggtgctcaTTTGGTGCCTAACTTATATATTTGAGTTCCTacactgtgtgtgcgtgtgcacaggTGGGTAGATAGTCGTCAGGGCTAAGTGAAGCTTTGGAAAATAAATGCTGCAACATTCCACATCAGGCTATGCTTGAAAATGTTAAGAGCCTATGAAGACAACTTTAAGTGCGCAAAGGAGGAGCCAGCTAAAAAACACCAGAGAGCGATAATGCACCTCTTCAGACAACCAGAGCCCTGCTGGCTCCAGGCACACTTCAACGGAAACTAAAGACTGCAGAGATCTTGAAGAGTCTTCTGAGAAGTTTCCCAGGCAGATCAAGCTTTCTTCTGACTGCCAGGGAGCTGAAAAAGGCTTGAGTAGCTCAAGCACCATTTCCCCAAAGACAGAGATAGGTACGTTTCACTGGTCTTAATGATACTGCCTAGCGAGAACCATATCAAATGCATCACAGTCTCCCAAAATGtcataaatgtatatttttatctGAGCTAGAGACAAAGGAGTCCAGCTAAAGATTTTAATTTGCTGCTGGATATGCTAACCTTCTCGTCATTTTCCTTAGGTGAAAAAGCTCATCTGTTCTCCCAACAGCAACAGGTcaaaaatgaagaaatgaaagTTATTGTTCTGCCTTATCTTCCTCCCATATGCTTAAAACATTACAACAAAGCTACAATTTGCTCAGGCTCATGAGTCTTAAAGGGAAGTGGGCAACTGCTTCCCACTTAGACCTTCACTCAATCCCACTGGCTAGATGAGTAAGCAAGTCTGGACCAAGATGAATAACCAAGGACTGAAGGAAGACTCTTCTGATCAAGATGCACATCCTGTCATGCATTCACAGAAGTGGGTACAGAAAGCATGAACTATATAGTTTAGAAAagcagtaatttttttaaataaaaataagacttgatttttaagaggtttttttttcccttgtaaaatgaaaattataatctttttcaaaagaaagaaagaaagaaagcatgccCTATTGCTTCTATTTGTAAAAGGAGCCTAACATTCCAGGGCACCCCAGCCCTGCACATGCTATGCTCCATTatttcaaaatgcaaaacaaaagccaaaaagaACAGTTGACAGAAGTCCAGATTTTTGCTCCATTCTTGACAATCCTTCTGATCTGACCATGCATTTGGCTCTTCCtttcaagaagaagagtttggatttgatatcctgctttatcactacccgaaggagtctcaaagcggccaacattctcctttcccttccttccccacaacaaacactctgtgaggtgagtggggctgagacttcagagaagtgtgactagcccaaggtcacccagcagctgcatgtggaggagcggagacgcaaacccggttcaccagattacgagtctaccactcttaaccactacaccacactggcgcagGAAGGAAGGTTTAAAACTATCACACCTTGCTGACAGGTCACGTGATCCACTATCAACTGAAGGGGATACACTATAGGGAAAATTTgatacactgaaattaatggatgtgaaAACTTTGTATCCAAGTATTGTAATTTCACTGAGGCggcaatcctaaacccacttcCATGGGAGAAAGCACTACTCTGAATTCCAAGGGCTAACTTCTGAGTAGTGATATATAGGACTGAGCTGGCAAttaattattttcatcttttGCCAAAATTATTTTACCCAATTATGGATTGGGGgaattaaataaaaaagactGATTATGGACAGCCCTGTGTCATGCCTATTTCCTCAGAATTTAGCAATACTTGCCCTCAGACTGTCACTGCAAACTTGCTTGTCCTGTGGAATGCAGTCAGACACATAAATATGTACTAGATCAAGCAACTAACCTCAAAACCTTTGCCAGATTGCAACTCTATATAAAACAGAGCTCAAGACTCAGTGTAACAGGACAGGGTTGCTGTGTTGCAGAAGCAATTGTAGCTTTTAGACTATTTGGTTACTCTAGCTGGATCTTCCATGCATAGCCTTCTAAGCGCAGAACTTTCTGAATAAGCCCAAATAAGGTTGCTGGACACAACTGCCTTTTAGATCATTTCAACAAATGAAACAGTAAAGTACTTAATGCCTCTACATCTTTCCCCCCTAACTGAGACCACTCACTGATTTGACATACAAGACATGGGGCAtgattaaaaagaacaaaacacttAAAACtcgctgatttcaatgggagaaagCTAAGCACACACTTAACTATCCATAACCGTCAATGAGACTctactgcagagctttccaaacttttcacatCGGTGACAAACTTTTAGGATAAGCATCATCTCACGACAGAGTAATTCAGTTTTAGTAGCAAACCGGAAGTTAAACTGACCCCTTTCCAGGCATGGGAGGAGCACAGGAAGTGTTCACATGACAcgccgacacactaacatgtcgcgacacacagtttggataGCTCTGCTGTACTGTGCATCAGCGTGAGTAACCCTTGCTTCCCAGTCTTTGCACAAATCACATGGCCATCTGTAGCGCAGGAAGCTTTGCATGTATACTAGCAAGTGCAAATGCTTCCTTATGACCAAATGCTTCCTTATGTTACCAGGGTTCATGCACTTCAAAGGAAGACTAAGGAGCTAAGTGATTCCCCTGTTGACAAATATGGGAGAAAAAAATACACAGGTAAAGCTCATGTCACAAACAAGATTTGAAAAGCTTAAGAATTGttcttcctttgttttccttttaaataataaatcatcTATTCAAGAGGCATACTCAAAACAGGACCAGCACACTTAAGCATGTCTAAAagagtatttaatttttttcctaagttaaaaaaatataaattcctCCTACTTACAAAAAGAATTGCTTAATTTAATAAGCAGAACTAATTGTCACTGAAGTGTTAAACCTGTCCCTAGAACGCACCACTTCCCTACTGTAGGTAGGGAATGCTTCTccatacaaaacaaaatatgtgtCAGGGAAGAAGGGTCCTAACCTTGCCTTCTTCCAAACATGCCACCTTCCTATGTGCAGGGATTGACTGATTTATGGTACAGAGTTACATCATGTGAGACCTCACCAGCAGTATGATGTGGAACAGACCAGATAAGGGTTTATCACCTCAATGAGAACCAGGCTTTAAATGTATTAAATATTAATATTGAAATACTTAATGCTACTAATTCTTTAAGCATCACCGATGAATTAATAGTCCATTTAAGAGCTCAGATTTAAATCAATAAAGGCTTTGATCCCAAATATATTTGCAATCTTTGACTGGAGATCAGTGGAATCAATAGTATCCTAATTATTTAAATGAAATTGACTTTTTAAATGACACATTTTTATGACTGCATCTAAATATGCTTAAATCAAAATACACTTAAGTTATGAACTGAGATATTTGGTTATAGGTTATCAAGAAATCCCACATCCTGGGATATTTAAATGCATTATACATGCAAAGCACTACCGTGCATTATTCCGAAGGCATTCTTGTTCATTATGCAATATGCACTACAAACTATGCTAATGCTATATATGCAATATGCACTATATACACTGTACATTTCATATGCAGCATGACATGTTGGTGTTGTAACATGATACAGTAGTCCAGCGAGCAACACTGCATAATACATACGCATTGTGCGGCATGATGACGATTGTCAATTACCTGCACGTTATGAAACATTACTGACGGGTAATGCAAACCACTTTCATACGTAAAGCATGGTCAAAAATGGAACTGTTATACATTTGAAATGTACTATACACTGCCTACGCAGTGATAAGGAGACACATAGGAAGTAAAAATGGTATGTTGTTGGCCCAACCCGTTGTGTAAAATTTGCCAGCTTTGAAAACTAGGCAGCTCTTTGTAAAGCACAAGTATTCACTGCCAGAACAAAGTAACATacaatcatataattgtagagctggaagggaccctaagggtcatcttgtccaatccccttcaatgcagaaatctcaccATCCAACCTGAAACCATACCAGACTTCGCTTTGCCAAcgtgctagcagttttactgcTGCACCACTAGGCGGTCTGTAAAACCGAATGAGGCGCTACATGCCAGCAAATTACTACAATACTGGCCTTCTTGGTATGTCCAAGACAGTGCAGTGTATAGAAGATATAGCATTGTAGTTGAATGGAGGAAACCTGGGATCAAAGCatcactcagacatgaagctcaccaggtgacattcagtcagtcaccatctctcagcctgactTTATATCACACCAGTTATTGTGTGGATATAATGGAATACTATCTATctaacaggggtggggaagctgccaccctccaggtgttattggactacaatggCCAGGATGgcaagggctggtgggagctAGTGTCCAATGATGCCTGGAGAGTCACTGATTCCCCATCACTAgtgcaaaaggtaaaaaaaatacaagctcagccacaaagcttcCTGGGTGATCTTAGAAACCACAGGCAGCTGCTAAACAGGGGAATCAAATctctggtccatttagctcagtattctctgcaGTAACTGCTCTCCAGAATCAAATctctggtccatttagctcagtgttcTCTGCAGCAGCTCTCGAGAATTTGACAGGGGTCACTCCTGCCTTACCAGgacatgccaggaattgaacctgggactttttgcatgcaaagcatgtcctcTGCGATTCTCTTACATAAAGGACTGAGAATATCAGAACAGAGCCCACAAGGAGAAAAGCTCCATAAATAACCTGTCAGAACAAGTACTTTTGTGGGGGAGACAGCAGGAATGCCACTTCAGCACTTCTCTCAGCAGAAACAATGGTAAGAAAGGGCCAATCCTAGTGCCAAGTCAAAGAGGCTAACCTAAGCCAGCCCTGAACAGCAGCCCTTTTCACTATCTCCTCCTCCCTATCCTGGCTGCAAAAGGCTGAACTGGCAGATGGCAGGTTCCTCTAAAAGCTGCCATCCCTAAATTGCAGGTCAAAAGTGCCACCTGAATAGGTGGGACCTTAATTCTGTGTCTCATGATTCAGCTGCCACTGTGGGGGAAAAGTTATTCTTGTCTGTGGCCTGGAAATGGCACAATTGCAAACCTCTGATTAACATGGGAATCaaaaagctctttaaaaataaaaagcacaacttATTGGGCCCATCAAcacatcattttaaaaacaaaaagcaaaacaatgttCGGTGTCTCCTATTCTGTTGGACTAGCCAAACTGCAAGACTTGGATCTTCAAGCTCATGCTTAATGTTGCGGCACATTTTCCAGCACACTGGGCAGGGTCTCCAGAATGTCTATTCATGAGGGGTTCTGTGCCTCTCAAGCGGCTGTTATAGGCACAGAGTCTCTATGTAAAAGTCCTAAATTGCAAATCCATGATCCTACTGGAGGAGCGGAAAATATGTTACAAATGTACAATATTCTCAAAAGACCTGTGGCAGTCTTCACTTTTTGCATGGGGATGCCCCACTGCATGTTCCTTTGGACACTTGGGGCGGGGAGGTGCTGAGTAGCCCCTTCCCTTGTGCTGCCGGCGTGCTTCACGTATAGAGTTTCCACGGGTTCCAAACCACGCGGGTGCCATTCAGACGTTGCTGTGGGCGCCCCCGCCATGGACTTCCTCGCAATTCAGGGGAACACGCGAGCAGGCCGCGCCGACAAAAGAGTTCCATTCAAGTACCAGGGCAGGCGCGCAGCTCCCTTCCCACGTGGCGATTCTTAAAATGTCCTAGGCGATTCACGTAATGGCTTTGCGCGCCTGCCCAGCCAAGGCCGGCTTCCCTCGTCGGCTTCACAAGTACCTTTCCAGGCCGGAGTGGAAATTGGGCTGCCTCATGTATGAGTTGTTGGCGGCGCCTCCGAACTGCCCGAGCCCGTTGAGCTGCGAGGCCGCCAGGCCCAAAAGCTGTTCGGCGTGGTCGACGCAAGAAGAGGCGGCGGGCCTCCCGGGCTGCAGGGCCAGCCTGTTGGGGGCGCCGTAGAGCTGCGCGCTGGGAGGCGAGTAGGCGCCGGGCGGCAAGGCCAGGTGGGCGGGCGGCGAGGTCGAGTACGGGTAGGCCATGGCCGGGGGCTGCCGGCCCAGGAAGCCGGGGCTGACCTGCTGCGTCTGGAAACATGCCTCGGCGTTGCTCCCGGGGCAGCTGCCCAGGTCCCCGGCGCCGTTGAGGCCCAAGGGGTGGTGAGCCAACTCGGGCCCCACCGGGGAGCCTTGCAGGGCTGCCGCCGcggctgcttgttgttgttgctgctgctgctgctgctgggagctaATGAGGCTGTCGATGCTGAACATCCGCGGCGGCAGCGCCGGGGGCCCCCCCGGGTACTGCGGCAGGCCGGGCAGCTGCGCACCgtaggcgccgccgccgccgccgggggaGTAGAGGGCGCCCCCGCCTCCCGGGTAAGCGGCGCCTCCGGAGCCGCTGCAGCCGGGCCCCGCTCGGGCCACGGGGCCCGGGTTGGGGGTGAAGGCGCTGGCACTGTGCACGTAGCCCGGGTAGGTGGTGAGGTCGGTGCGCTTGAAGCGCTTTCTGCGCCGAAGGAAGCTGCCGTTGTCGAACATGTCCTCGGCGGCCGGGTCCAGCGTCCAGTAGTTGCCCTTGCCCGGGTGACCCGGCTCGCGGGGGATCTTCACGAAGCAGTCGTTGAGGGTCAGGTTGTGGCGGATGGAGTTCTGCCACTTCTTGGGGTTTTCCCGGTAGAAAGGGAAGCGCTCCGTGATGAACTTGTAGATGCCGCCCAGCGTCAGCCGCCGATCGGGCGCGTTGGCTATGGCCATGGCGATCAGCGCGATGTAGGAATACGGCGGCTTGCCGCGCTGCACCGGACGCTTCCTCCGACGCCCGCCGCCTCCTCCCGCACCACCACCTGCGCCGGGGCCAGGTGGCTGCTCCTCGACCGGCTGCTCCGCTGCTCTCTCCGCCGGGCTGCCTCTGGGCTCCGCTTTGATGAGCAGCGGCTCCACTTTGCAGCCCGACGGGGAGGCCCTTTGCAAAGTGGGGGAGCCCGGGCTAGCCCCCTGGCTAGGCGAGTGGAGGGAGTCCGCTGTCATGGTGCATATACCCGAGAAAAAGGAGAATCCGGCCAGGTTCATATACAAGGGAAGCTCCCGGGAGGGAAAGGCGGATGAAACAGCACAGCTCCCTCGGGGACCAGGTATTGGACGGGCGACCTGCTTTATATAGATCAGGCCTGGCGCCACCCTGGTGCGACCCTCTCAATGGCTCGGCTATTGCCCACCCACCTGAACGCTCCCCCTCCTCACTCgcatgcattctctctctctctctctctctctctctctctctctctctctcacacacacacacacacacacacacacacacacacctgtcagaAAACAGCGTTCCACAAGCTGGTGCCAATATTTCGTATGTGAAAAACTAAACGGGGGTTCCTTTCTTCATCTGCACGGGGTAGAGAGGAGGTAAAGGAGGATTTCGTTTCCAGCCCACGGTGTAGCGCGATCCTAAGCGTGCTAACTCAGAAGTGCGTCGCACCACGTTCAAGGGGACTTTTACTGCAAGTAAGCGTGGCTGGattataggattgtagc
This genomic interval carries:
- the FOXE3 gene encoding forkhead box protein E3, with product MNLAGFSFFSGICTMTADSLHSPSQGASPGSPTLQRASPSGCKVEPLLIKAEPRGSPAERAAEQPVEEQPPGPGAGGGAGGGGGRRRKRPVQRGKPPYSYIALIAMAIANAPDRRLTLGGIYKFITERFPFYRENPKKWQNSIRHNLTLNDCFVKIPREPGHPGKGNYWTLDPAAEDMFDNGSFLRRRKRFKRTDLTTYPGYVHSASAFTPNPGPVARAGPGCSGSGGAAYPGGGGALYSPGGGGGAYGAQLPGLPQYPGGPPALPPRMFSIDSLISSQQQQQQQQQQAAAAAALQGSPVGPELAHHPLGLNGAGDLGSCPGSNAEACFQTQQVSPGFLGRQPPAMAYPYSTSPPAHLALPPGAYSPPSAQLYGAPNRLALQPGRPAASSCVDHAEQLLGLAASQLNGLGQFGGAANNSYMRQPNFHSGLERYL